The DNA region ggacgaacccacatcccctgcatcggcaggtggactctcaaccactgcaccaccagggaagcccgtctggcagatatttttaaagtagattttcATCCTTCTGCACATATGCCATGGAAAGTGTGATTTTACTCATCTACCTAATGAGAATGGAGCCAGGAAGGTATAGTGGTcaagagcacaagctctagagtCAGCATGACCTGCGTTCAGATCTCTCCTAAATCCTTACTCACTTTGacatttcttaatgttttaagcttttgtttcttcacttgtaaaataaggataataacaaTGTTATCTTCTACATTGCCTCCCTAGTTCAGTATAAGTGAATAGTAAGTTTTAGCAAAAGTTTATATTTGACCTATTTGGTAATTAAAGACTTATGAtctcaggaaatgaaaaaaatcttcaaaactgTAAAGATGTATTCATGTAGTTTTGGAAAGTGTGCCAGGTATGGAGCTAAATAAAACAATATGTGTAGTTATATGCACTCTGTGTAGAAAAGGGAGTTTTAATTATACCCTGAAGATTTGTTGTTAGGTGGCACCTGTATCAGAAAATAACTGAACTCTGTATAGTCAAGAAAAGGCTAAAGTTGCACCAAAAAGTGATGTGTTTCCATGTAAATTGGGACTATTTAAAGTTGCACACATGTGGATAATATTAGAGTGGGTACATCTTATTCAATAGAATAACAAAGTGGTTTCCATCAaatcactatcttttttttttttttttacggtacgcgggcctctcaccattgcggcctctcccgttgcggagcacaggctccggacgcgcaggcccagcggccatggctcacgggcccagccgctctgcggcatgtgggatcctcctggaccggggcacgaacccgtgtcccctgcatcggcaggcggactctcaaccactgtgccaccagggaggcccagaaTCACTATCTTTTAACAGAAGCAAATTTCCATCATGATGCAATAAAATCCCTGAAGATACTATGGAGTAATTAAGTTGAAACTCCATGAAAGTTCTCATTAGCATAGTTATACTATTAGTTATACTATAAACATGTtaatttaattgaaaattaaGTCAAGAATTTGAACAGCTCAAGTTATTTTGAAAGATAGATCTAAAGGGTCAGTAAAATTTCTTAATGTGAAAGATAAATgccatcatttttatttatgcGATATACTGAAATATGTCATTTTTATTAAGGTTTAAAGAGAATGAAAGCCATAAGTAATCACGTGAAGACAGAATGATCTGCCTGACACCAAACCAGCAAAAATAAATAGGGTTATTCACCTCCAAGTGAGTCATCAAGACAAGGGAAGAAATAATTTCATGGTGTAGAAGCTCTAATGAGCCCAGCCACCCTCTTTGTGCCCAGAGCTGTTAGGTCACTAAACTTATTAAAGTTTCCATCAACACACAGAGAAATTTGCAAAACTCATTTAACTATATGATAAAAGAGATATGAAAGGGACTTACTGGTAGAGTATTATAAAACTTGCATGGCAATTTAATCTCGATAAAAAGTTGTGtgagaaatttggaaaattttctttccttgcacAAGGGCATAAGTTAGCCTTAGAAGTTACCAGGCTGAAGGAATAATAAGAGGTCTTTCAAAGGTGATAAAATTAAGATaaggtttcagttttttattgcTATATAACAAAATACCCCAAAACCTAGCGTACACAAGTAAACTTGGAGTAAAACATCAACAGCTTATTGTTTCTCACTGTTCTGTGGGTTGACTGGGTTCAGCCAAGTGGTTCTGCTCCACATGGCATTGACAGGGGTCGTTCGCTTGGCTTCCTCATTGAGTTGGGCTGGAGAGTCCAAGAAGGCTACACTCACATTTTTGGTGTGTTGGTGCTCCTCCATGTGGTCTCTCATATATGCCTAGACCTCTTAAAGGCCAGGCCCAGAACTGGTAAAATGTCAGGTCTACCACATTCTAGTGAGCAGAGCAACCACAAGTCTTGTTCAGGGAAATGGATGGATTCTATATCTTGAAGGATTAAGCAGCCCAcatgtagagagagaaaaaattaatgtGTCCATCTTTGGAAACTATCTGCTACAGATAGTGGTAGTGCAGCATAGATCTACTAAAAAAATCAAGCacaaacttatattttaaaatcagtttgtcgGAGGCCGTGCTACGCCGAGCCCTGCGCGTGAACAGCTGCGGCAGGGGCAGCATCCAGCGGCGGTGCCAGCAGTTCCAGCCCGTTGCTTTACTTTTTAGCTGCACCAACGTAGTCATTATGCCGAAGAGAAAGTCTCCAGAGAATCCAGAGGGCAAGGATGGATCCAAAGTAACTAAACAGGAGCCCACCAGATGGTCTGCCAGGTTGTCAGCGAAAGCTGCTGCCCCAGAACCTGAACCTAAACCAAGAAAAACATCTGCTAAGGCCCTTATCCTGTGCATAGATCCTCACATGAGCCCTACTGAGAAAGAACTGGCAACAAAGGTTAAAAAAGGTGCtaaagggaagaaggaggaaaagcaaGAAGCTGGAAAGGAAGGCACAGAAAACTGAATCTGTAAACGAAAGAGAATGATTTGTCATGAAAATTGGGGTTGATTTTATGTACCTCTTTGGACaacttttaaaagctatttttaccGAGTATTTTGTAAATGCTAATTTTTTAGGACTCTACTAGTTggcatacaaaaatatataaggaaggaCATTTTACCTTCTCATAGTCATGATTTTTTGAAATTCCCATCATCCTTGAGTAAAATAAATACCAATTTAGTATAGGAAGCTGTCTGTAAAATTGATTCACCATTCCATGCACTTGCTTTAAAAATTTAGTCCTGTGCATACTGTGGTGTTTTTACTgtgtatttgaattttttcatgCAGTTTTTCTAGAGTAATAATCAGTGGTGCTTTTCTACCTAGGTTTTATGTGATTTTAATGAAACATGGATAGTTGTGGCCACCTGCTGACTATTTGTGgtttaaaataaaaggttttcctgtctgcaaaaaaaaaagtaaataaaataaaataaaatcagtttggctaagtaaaataaattagaataagTATACAAAAATGGCCGACATATGAGAGGTTACTTATATGCTTTTcaaagattatctcatttaattctcagaacaactCTTTTAAATGGTACTTTATTAGTGCCCATTCttgaagatgaagaaattgatggacagagaggttaaataatttatccAAAGTTACATATTCAGGGAGAATTAGAGTTACGATTTCAAACCAAGTGGTTTGACTCCATATTCAGGGAGAATTAGAGTTATGATTTCAAACCAAGTGGTTTGACTCCAGTGCCTATGAACCTAACCCTGGGATAAAATGCTCCAAACTTTATTTTCCCCCAGTTCACGAATTCAGCagtatttattcagcacctaATGATGTTCCAGATATTGTTCTGGTGCTGGGGCGATAGCAGTAGACAAAACAAGTTTCCTGCATTCATGGAGTTGACGTTCAAATgggaggaaataaccaaaacaTGGATCCTTAACATGTTAGGTGGTACAGAAtgctacaaagaaaatataaagtatggCTGGGGCTAGAGAGTGAGTTTGTCAGACAGGTCTTAGCAACTTTAAAAACACTAAAACAGCAGTTTTCTTCACTACCTAAAGTGTAAGAGCAGTTTGGGCTATAAACTATACAATATGGAGGAAGTCCcaaattatagtttttattatttaatgacCCATTATACATTGCATTAGATATCATTATATTCAATCAGTCATGTATTCATTGATTCAATGACGGTATACGtacaaaatagaaacataatgttgagtgagACAAGTCCTCGGGCCTACGGATTTTACAGTCCAGTATTTTACCCAGCTACATGATAATGTAAATAATGTTTGTTCCTATTTAAGTATCCCTTAAACATTATAGATCTACTAAAGAAAATTAAGCACAAAtctcttttgaaaattaatttggcCAAGTAAAATGAATAGGAATATGTAGATAATGGCTAACATTTGAGGGCTTGCTATTTGCTAAAAATTGTTGTATGTATTTTGCATGTTTTATGTGTATCTTATTTTGTTCTCATGGCAATCTAAGAGACAGTCACTTTTATTATCTTatgttacagagaaggaaactgtgggtaaagaaattaaatatctttcccaaggtcacacaattggcagtagagcctggatttgaacctgaGTTCTTCtgaacttatatttttaattgttatgatGATGATCGAAACTCAAAGTATGGTCTCCACATTAGAATCATCAGAGTTTCTTGTTAAAAAAGCAGATTCTCAAGCCTCATCTCAGACCTACTGATCCAGACTGAGTGGAGTCCAGTGGAATTCAGGGGTTACTTACtttgtttgagaatcactgcaatGTGCTAAGCTACCTCTCTTCTCGCTGATGGAAACCATCTCctattatataaatgtaaagtAACATTTCTATTGCAAACCTGTAGTGGTAACACAGTCTGGAAGATAATTTCCCAAGGAATATACTATTGATGAGACTGTAACAAGGATGTGGGGTACTGGATTGATGTGTTAATTGGAGTTGGGGAAGGCTTGTGGTTCATTGGTTTCAGAGGATCTCCAGAATTTCTGATCTGAATTAACTcccttaatttaataaaattttttttgtgtgtataggGAGTACATGCCCCACTGGGCTTCTAGGCTACCTGGCTGCTAGCTAGAGAAATTAGGTCCTGTGTTGTACTTGACaacattaaaattgttttaatcatttttactgagcacaggaaatgttttaaattcaaaactttccagaaaataaattttagtgattaTGTATAAGTTTAAATCTTTCAGATTTTGACAGTGAAAGTGGAGGGCTGTCCAAAACATCCTAAGGGAATTATTTCACGTAGAGATGTGGAaaaatttctttcaaagaaaaagagatttcCAAAGAACTACATGTCACAGTACTTTAAACTCTTAGAAAAATTCCAGATTGCCTTGCCAACAGGAGAAGAATATTTGCTGGTTCCAAGCAGGTAAgccaaaacttaaaattttattacccTATGGAAATTCACCATATATTATATTGTTTTAGTAGTCAAAGTAACTTTGGTCTGTGATAAATGTActaacttttttcttcttgtgtaaACTTTGTACTGAagtataacattttcttttaatgaaaacaCTGAATTTGACATTTAAAGATACAGTAAATGACCgattttatgtatataattacTATTTGATTTAGCACTgcctaatttatttaataaagattAATAGTGGAgataagtctgtgtgtgtgtgtgtgcgtgtgcatgtgtgtgtgtgtgtgtgtgtgtccttacatGGTACTGGAAGAGTTATTACGCAGATTCTGGGGATATAATGAGTTTTCAACATagtcttaaaataatttatggcTGTGAATTTTCAGAGGTATGGGCAACACAATGGAGGCCTAAGTTATAGCCCTGTACTGTAGAAATTCTTACTGCTTTATAAGCACCTGGGAAATGTTACAAAGTAATATGACATTGAAAAGTGCAAGTTGCATTGGTTGATGGATGGTAACTAATTCTAAAAATAGATATAACTCTTTTCTAGGACatgaatttttttcaagttttacatAATCCCTTTACTCGTCTATGCATAACGAActgtaataatttatttatagtaTAAATAAGATTATTGAAAAAATTTCATGCATCTACATCTGATCATGcatttgaattaattaaataacCATTAAATTTTGAGTAGGAAGAGCATGTAGCGAAAGAACATTATAAAAAGTGCAATTGCTTAGAATATTTATCTTCAATTCATTGATTTCAAGTAGTAAAGCACTTTGGTCAACATGATTGGGTATTTTATGAAGCTGTATAATGACAGTGTCCTTTTATCTTTAGTTTGTCGGACCACAGACCTGTAATAGAGCTTCCCCATTGTGAGAACTCTGAAATTATCATTCGACTGTATGAAATGCCTTATTTTCCAATGGGCTTTTGGTCGAGATTAATCAATCGATTACTTGAAATTTCACCTTACATGCTTTCAGGAAGAGGTATGTATTtaatgaagaattaatatttagaGAAGTTAGGAggaaagcatattaaaattaatgtcaTTTTCCCAGAGTTTACTTGTTTGAAAGACAgctgaaaatcagaaaataagctCAAAAGACCTCAGAGTGGCCAATATAAAGACATACACTCAAATAAATTCATGCAATTTGTTAAGAAGAAAATTCCTCAAAGCCCATGTGTGCTTATTTTAGACACATTTACAATGCCTATGACTATCTCACTTTGCAAGCCAAAGCAGACTAGAAGTAgcaattttaaaaggtgaaattaGTAAGCATCATTTGTTTAAACACACCCACCcaacctacacatacacacacacacacacacacacacacacacacacacacacacgcacgtgcgcgCAAAGAAAAACTAGGAATGGCCACCACTGCAGTCAGGGAGTTTTGTTTAACAGTGTAACAGTTCCTGACCATTCAGACCATTCTGTGTAGGGTCTATAATAGCTCTATTCTGCTGCACAATCCCTGGGGGgtttacaaaaaagaataaaaatgggtGTTTATAATGCTAGCTCTTCCTCCTGGAAGAAAGAGAGATCTTAGTGctccaaagggaaaaaataattttttatgtgCTTAAAAATCAGCTTTATGGAGATGGTACTGTATTCTGAAGTAAACCTTATGTTGCTTGCAGTTAATCGACATATAGAAAGTTACATCACGTCAAAGTGTTGGTTTTAGCATGACCACCaacctctttttaaaagttatgggAACTTATTTATGATTCTCTTTCTTCATCTATTACACATACAAAACTACTTAACACCATGAACCTGAAATCTATCTTAGGTTGTATACTGGGCATTTTATTTACTTCATTCCAAAATTgaggataaaatatttaatattatatttaatagatATGGATGGGGACTCATGTCATTAACGATTCCAGTACTTTCCTTCAAAACAAATATATCTCTCTTACTGTCATTTGTGGTGTGTGCAGtgaatttttcccctttaatttatGGAGCCGCTAATAATTAATGACTATATGTGGGTTCATTTAAACTTCTTTCAGAACGAGCACTTCGCCCAAACAGAATGTATTGGCGACAAGGCATCTACTTGAATTGGTCTCCTGAAGCTTATTGCTTGGTAGGATCTGAAGTCTTAGATAATCACCCAGAGAGTTTCTTAAAAATTACAGTTCCTTCTTGTAGAAAAGGTaaggaaattaattaaaaactttgAATTGTACCACTAAAGAaatctcaactttttaaaaaaactttatagtTTTGTGACAGAATAAGGTTCTTTCCAGTTTTGTGACAGAATAAGGTTCAGCTAGGGTGTTGATGAAGTCTTCTTTGGATTATGTAGGCTGTATTCTTTTGGGCCAAGTTGTGGACCACATTGACTCTCTCATGGAAGAGTGGTTTCCAGGGTTATTGGAGATTGATATTTGTGGTGAAGGAGAAACTCTGTTGAAGAAGTGGGCATTATATAGTTTTAATGATGGTGAAGAACATCAGAAAATCTTACTTGACAACTTGATGAAGAAAGTAGAAGAAGGTATGTGTTGATACAACTTACAAATGTTTTTAAGTGATCCTTTCAATATTTGTGAAGTGAGgtttgaaataaatgtaaaaattattcttatCCATAAGGGATGAGTTAGAGGATACTACATTCAATTGTAGTGACagttcagaaaaatatatttattacccAGTAAGATCTTATACTCTAGATTCAGAAAAAATGTTGGTTTGAGAGTTTGAATACTGGCTATTGAGCAACATaacctcatctgtgaaataagagTACTGACCAAAACTACCTCATagaattgttatgaggattaaaatagATGATACATGGAAGTAACTTAGCAATGATAACCATAGGCTAAGTGCTCCAAGAATGTTGTAAAAGTAAAGAATATATAATTTCCTAGTCATGTATCAATAGTCTAAGGCAGTTCTGAATTCTACTTTCTAGTGAGTGAACCTAGGAATGAGTATTTAAAATTCCTAGTAGATAGGTATTAattcaacttttaaaactttctcaGTTTCTAGAGAAAAATAAGATTGGTAAGAAAACCTTAAAGAGTGATTAGAAATCATAGAAAATATGTGATTATTTCTGTAAATCAAAAGGACAAACTTATGTACAACCTTAAtagtttaccttttaaaaaaaaatgttttatgtactTCTCAGGAGACCTCCTAGTGAATCCAGACCAACCAAGGCTCACCGTTCCAATATCTCAGATTGCTCCTGACTTGATTTTGGCTGACCTGCCTagaaatattatgttgaataatgaTGAATTGGAATTTGAACAAGCTCCAGAGTTTCTTTTAGGTAActatttttgttgatttgagaataaaaattagagtgcagcttttatttataatctagaaaatatttacatataattatattgtCATAGTTTTTAGtgtcttcatatattttttgtaaCGTTTTTCCTttgagataatatattttaaagtaatatcatgttgggacttccctggtggtccagtggttaagtttctgcacttccactgcagggggcgcggatttgattccctggccagggagctaagatcctgcatgtggcacgacacggccaaaaaaaaaaccccaacacttTTGTAGGCTGGGTTTGAGTTGAGGATGGGACCACCATGGAAGCAcacatatttatgaaatatgtCCTTGCATTTGCTTTAATTTTCAGTGATAGGGAAGGCATTTAGGAAGTTTTCAGTTGAATAATGCAGCCATTTTTCAGTCacaaaaagaataagtaaaggaAGAACACCTCTAAGTAGTCATTGTAGCAATTTTGTTGCTAAGTATGACAAtcataaattttcattaaaatattcataaaaagcCAATTTGAGATTAAAAATTCAGAAGCATTAAATTGGTGATGTACTCAAGTTCTAAACATTCCTGAGAATACTTGGGAGCTATGGAGCGTATTGAGTTGATTTAATGTAAAGTATTTGAAGACAATTCTGACTTTACTTTGTGGagtatttgttgttgttatgtgtgtatacattttattttaattaaatttccaCAGAGAGAATGATGAGACGATGTGTCaggatattaatattattaacaaaCAATGTCCAAAATTTGGGATATGACATGTAGGGGTAAATAAACTCCTTTGTACCTTTATTCTTTACATTGATTGGGAAATTTTGAATGATTTTAAATGCCTTTGCACTCTGAGAGTGAATATATTAGTAATAGTAGGCTAATGCAAAATGCTGAATTGTTAACACTGAATCTTAGATCTTAACCAACACCAAACTTGACTTGTGATTTGAAAGATACAGACAAGTACCAGAcatactattttctttctctgaaagagTCTCAAGCCATCAGATACAGCTCCCCCAAATATACCCTTTTAGTGCACTAAGTTGTGTTTCAGATTAATGGACATGTTTTGAGCAATGTTATGTAGAAATGTTCAAAAAGTTCACTTTTGAAGCACCTGTGTTTTTCCACCAGTTTtactgaggtgtaattgacatatagcactgtataagttcaaggtgtacagcataatgacttgacttacatgTACGGTGCAGCGATTACCACAGTAGCTTTAGTTGACATCCATAAttgcatatatataaaaaataaaggaaaaagaaagaagtatttttattcttgtgatgagaactctcaggatttactctcttaaccacTTTCATACATAacctacagcagtgttaactgtagttatcatgttgtacagtatatccctagtatttatttaccttataactggaagtttgtaccttttgaccaccttcaaaAGCACCtgtgttttatattctttaattATGCAGATAGGAAAATGTTTATAAGAGTACTCCCCATTCTCTAGCCCCATTTCTCGTAAACTCATAAATTCCATGTTTATTATACAAAAAGCAATCTAGGTCAAGGTTTCTCAACCTCTGCACTGATGCTGTTTGGGACTTGATAATTCTTTGTTATGAGgggtgtcctgtgcattgcagggtgTTTAGCAGCGTCCTTGGCCgctacccactagatgtcagtagtaTCTCTTCACCCCGTCTCAGATTTGACAATCAAAACTGTCTCCAAACACTGTCAAAGGTGGGGGCTGGGGATAGGGAGCAACGTCACCCTAGCTGAGAGCCACTGATCTGAACAAATCAGATAAATCCttctaaaaacattttacaatCAGAAACACCCTGGTATCTTTATGCTGGGATGATCTGGGGGAGGTCATTCATCTCCCTCCCTTCGGCATTTTCTTTGTGGGACAGGAGTGAATTTTAGGGCTTCGGTTAACCCTTTCCTTCCCAGATAGCAGTTACTATTAGGCAGTGACTAATATGACACATATTAATAGATTTGTGAATATTAGTagacttgtttttgtaaatacagttgacccttgaacaacacagattaGAACAGTATGGGTCCACttatctgcaatttttttttcaataaatacagtacctgtatttttattttacagatctttaacTAAATGTAGGGAAAAGTTTGTGTTCAATTAGGGATTATAGTGTGTGAAATCAAAAGAactagggtttgagtcctgattgTATCTAAACTGTTTTCAGCTTCCTTTCCTTGGGTGAGACATTTTTcagttcctttgtttttgaggcagagaCAGCAGTGTGCAGATTTTCCACTGCACTCGGGGCTTCTGCATTCCTAACCCCATGTTGTGTGTTGTGCAAGGGtcaactgaatattttaaaatacacatatatggggttttgtttgtctaTCTGAAGAGTTATGGGAGGGGGTACATTTCCTCTGTAATGGACTATTTTTCCAGAGAGCCACAATAGAAGATACTTCAGTGGTATTATGTGTCAATTTTTTCACACCTTTGTGTCACAAGTACACAATAGCAGTCCTTAACCTTATTTTTCCTCTTAGTTACCTGAAGGGTACGACAGCCCATACTCCAATTTAATATGGCAGTGATTATGAAATAGGGAAgggctttaaaaaattagaaatctcTACTACTCCCACCAGAAAATTTTATGTTTCCCTAGAGtgtatttcttttctctgctcattaaattttttctttgttgtcaGTATTTGTTCAGATTGAAGGGAATCAGAGCAGGATATGTCTATTATTTAAGTCTCCATCTCTTCttgtctcccttccccctccacttgctttccttctcttttccttcttctatttGCCCAATCCTGTTTTGAATCCAATACTTAACTGTTACTATAGCCTTCGTTTCCCCCTGAAACTCCATCTTAGTTCATGGagtagaagaaggaagagaaagcattAAAGGAGACTTGATTCAGTGAAACTAGTGGGTCATATTTATCTTTGAAACAGATGTAATTACAAAAGATACAATTTATTGAGTTTTTCTGCTTGCACAGATTAACCTAAGTGCTTTGTACTTTCTTTTCAAAAGGTGACGGCAGTTTTGGATCTGTTTATCGAGCGTCCTATGAAGGAGAAGAAGTGGCTGTgaagatttttaataaacataCATCACTTAGACTGTTAAGACAAGTAAGAAATGCAACAGTATTATTACATTAAATCATACATTGTTAATCTCCTGGAACTCTTGTTTTGCATGCATTTGTAATTACCGTATTTTCCCTCAAAGTTTACTTGAGTTTAGTTATGAAATCCTACTTTTGTCCTTTCTTTATGGAGTGAAATAGCTTACTCCTGTTGAAAAACAAAGACAGTATTCTGAGAATTTTTGTTCCAGGCTTTACAAGCACAGAAGAAAAGAGGGTaccttttttgcatttttgtaatTCAGAGGAACCAAAATCCATACAACAGTAGTCCATTTAAAAacttctcttggcctcagttaaGTCACACGTTCTTTTCTCTGCAAGCTCCAAT from Pseudorca crassidens isolate mPseCra1 chromosome 11, mPseCra1.hap1, whole genome shotgun sequence includes:
- the LOC137201801 gene encoding high mobility group nucleosome-binding domain-containing protein 3-like isoform X2 — translated: MPKRKSPENPEGKDGSKVTKQEPTRWSARLSAKAAAPEPEPKPRKTSAKKELATKVKKGAKGKKEEKQEAGKEGTEN
- the LOC137201801 gene encoding high mobility group nucleosome-binding domain-containing protein 3-like isoform X1, encoding MPKRKSPENPEGKDGSKVTKQEPTRWSARLSAKAAAPEPEPKPRKTSAKALILCIDPHMSPTEKELATKVKKGAKGKKEEKQEAGKEGTEN